In Scheffersomyces stipitis CBS 6054 chromosome 7, complete sequence, the DNA window CTGGCACTACAATTCCAAGATATGTAGTGACTGGTGTGAAATCACCGAATACACAGAAGACAGTAAAAAGCTCAACCCAATTTTAATGGgtgaaacaagaaaaggagaaaaCCGCACTGATGAAGAGAAAATGACTATGTATGATAGCTACACCACAAGACCCCTTAACGATGAGTGCTGGTTGGAATGGTACGACAATCAATTTGAGAACTAGGACGTTGACTAAGGAATAGAGCACTAATATAATAAGGCAGAAGCGAAATAAAACTATGAAAATTTCGTCATATGTTGAAACGAACATATCCCATTATTTCTTGACCTTGTAGAGTGGCCAGCTTGTAGATGACATAGCAAATGTACAATCGGATGCAAAACATGAGTCTGGAACATCTCTAAGTAACatatcacgtgaaaatTACGAAAATCAGTAGCAATATGCAATTAATTTAGCCATAGATAATAAGAGTTGTTGCCTCCACGAGAGTGAATCTAGTCGTATCTATTGATGGCATGTGATGAAAATTGCACGTTGCAGAAAGCCTTCTAACGGCCTCCATTTGTGAGGGATTTGAGCAGCGTAGATATGAGAAGACTGAAAAGTGCAATATCGGTGCGGCCGTTTCGCTCAGATTACCGAGACCTCCGGTACCTGGTCCGATGCAGTTAAACAACGTGATGGCAAGTTAAAGAGGAATGTGAACCGTTATTTTAGTCTGATTCGAACTTCTGTGACTACAGCCGCTGAtacaatttccaaatctAAGTGTTAAACACAATTCCATGGCTCTCCGTTGATTTGACTTTTGATCATTGTATATAAGGGTGCAATTTCATAAGTTCTGCTCTGCTAGtgaagaagatatcaaCTAGAAGTAAATTGCTAAATTGCAATTCTGCGATACATTCCATTATTTCGCtatatttattctttttccaCCACGAACATATCTTGGTAGAGTATAAGATTATAAGAGTATTACTCCACAATGCTTCCGTTCGCTGTTCCTTACCCTCCTGAACAGGAAGATGGATTCTGGGGAATCCCCACCTCCACTATAGATTGGTGCGAAGAGAACTATGTGGTTTCTGTGTATATTGCCGAAGCTCTCAATACTATCACCAACTCTGTGTTTATTGCGCTTGCGGGATTTGCCATATACCATGCTTATTCCAATAAGCTTGAGCCACGGTTCATCTTCACAGCCTTGGGCTTCTTGCTTGTCGGGGTTGGTTCCTGGCTTTTCCACATGACCTTGAGATACCACTTCCAGTTGCTAGACGAATTGCCCATGATATACGCTACATGTATTCCGTTTTGGTCTGTATTTAGTGAGTTCCGTACAAAGAGAGAATCGGTTTATGTAGCCATTGGCATCTTTACTGCAGCCAACACCTTGACTGTGATTTATTTGTACTTCAAAGATCCCACGATCCACCAAGCTGGTTACGCAATGCTTAACGCCTTCATAatcttcaagtcgttgCATTTAACATCACTCCATGTCCACgacaacttggccaaaaaACAGTTGTATCGAACCATGTTCTTTGGAGTGAGCATCTTCCTATTGGGCTACTTCTTGTGGAACATGGATATCCACTTCTGCGATTACGTCAGaggaaagagaagagaatggGGTATGCCATACGGTTTTGTGCTCGAAGGCCATGGCTGGTGGCACATCCTTACTGGAACAGGTATCTATTACTACTTGGTATACGAAGAATACTTGAGATGCTTCTTGACGGggactgaaaaattcttcaccttcaaaTGGGTAGCAGGATTGCCAATCGTCTCATGCGTAGACGCTGTGGGCCTTGAGAAGTACAAAGCGAATCAGCATCTTAAACAGCTCGACGCTGAAGTGAAGAAGGACATCTAACCTACCATTATATACATTTCATTCGTTTATTTATATGATAATAatagttcaatttctacaCTAGATATCACAATACCACTTCACAATGCCGTAAGAACTTCATTTATGAACTTATCGTTCGCAACCACCCCTGAAAACTCACCTTCGACCAATTGCTTGAGCTTGTTGACTGCCTCGCCACTTTCAAAGCGACTCTTGGATGTCTCAGGATCATAGCATTCATctttccacttcttcaagatcgtCTTCAAGGTGTCAACTCCACGGTCAATCTCTTCGGCAGAACACTTCGTTTTTTTGTTCTGGATAAACTTGTCTTCCTCTGTAACATTCATATCTTGCAACTCTGAAGCTTTTCTCTTCGCCATGTTGATAATCTTCGATGGAAACTTAACCAATTCAGCAACATGAATACCAAACGATTTGTCGGATACTCCTGGTTCAACACGGTACATCAAAGTGATGTCAtcgtcattttcatctttgttttctacATGGGCAACAACATGTAAGTTGTCAACTTTGTCCTCATATTTGGATGATAATTGAGTCAATTCGTGAAAATGGGTTGCAAATAACGTGAAACAGCTTTTTTCTTTAATGAGGTGTTCCAGAATTGACCAAGCTAATCCAAAACCATCGTAAGTAGAAGTACCTCTTCCCAACTCATCGATGATAATCAACGAGTTTTGTGTTGCTGTGGCCAAAATGGACGAAGTCTCCAACATCTCGATCATGAAAGTAGATAAACCCTTAAGCTGGGAGTCTCCAGCTCCCACTCTTGATAAGATAGCATCAAAGATGGgcaattctggaaaatcGTCTTCATTAGCAGGGATGAATGATCCAATTTGCGCCATCAAGGCAATAACACCAATCTGTCTTATGTATGTTGACTTACCACCCATATTTGGACCAGTTATGATAACAAAAGGCTTCCCTTTGTCACATGCATCGTTTGATAAAAAGACATCATTGGCAATGAAATTAATGTCATCTTGTACTTCCAATACAGGATGTCTGGCTTCTCTTAGCTTGatttttctattcttgaattggTCCGAATCAATATCATTGCTCAATGGATGCAACTTCGGTCTTGCAAATACGGTTGGTGCCACTATTGCCACATTAGCAAAGCTGACTAATACATCCAAATGTGCAAGCGTCAATGACAAGTTCATAAAAACCGATTGATATGACAAAGAAATGGACAATATCTCCTTAATTAACTCGCGCTGTTTGGTATTgtattcttgaagagcCTCTGCATATTCCTGGGATAGCAAAGTTAATCTCTTGGTGGTAAAGAAGACACCAGCCTTAACAGTCTGGAGCTGAGAATATTTGTTACCGGTATTTCTCAAGACGGTAGAATCATTTCTGGTAACTCTAAAACACCAACCGTGTTGTATATGTTTCTCtaacttcaatttcttgtccAATTCCATATTCAAGTCGTCAGCAACTTCAATATGTAATTGTTTTATTTCAGCAAGACTGGCTTGTAATTTATCATTAATTTCAATAAGGGACTCGTCAAATTCTGGTCTCACATTGAAATCAGAATGCAATTGGTCATAAGCAGAACTTGATTCTAATGGCGATAAGTCAATGGTTGTCTCGATCATCTCTTGGAATTTTGATAAGGATTCAAGACTCTTCTCGACTGGCTCGAGCCAATGCTTCTTTATCAAATTTGCTACCGGCAATGAATCCTTTTCCTCGATATCAGCAATCACCATTTTACTCATGTCAATGAATGCAGGCAAAGCCAATACTAACTGATACAATACGACAATATCCTCTAACTTCTTATTTTCGTTGCCAGTAGACTTTGACAAACCATTGCTAATCTTTTTCAAAAGTCTTCTTATATCAGGTACCTGCGATAAGAACTCTTGGTTGGCATATACTCTGAAGTTGGTACCGTCCACGAGATAGTTCACCAAATCTAGCCTTTCCTCGATCATGGACAAGCTAGTGAGGGGCTGTTTCAACCATTGAGAAAGTAATCTAGAACCTGCCGCAGTTCTACACTTGTTCAATAACTCAAAGATCGAGCTGATATTGGAAGATTTAACAAGAGCATTGGAAACTCCAGAATTCGAAGATGGGAAAATATTCAAAGCCTTCATTGTAGAAGAGTCCAATTTCATGTATGAACTCAAATTGTACTGCTCTATAGTGAAAGAATTCTGTACATCGTCCAGCAACAACTGGAGGTATGCAATTAATGCGTTGCAACAAGCAAGCGAGTGGGCGAAGTCGGCCGTATTGATTCCTTTGgaagccaacaacaaatcGACGTtgacatcatcatcatctttttGGTTTTCAGACAGCACCAACTTGCGCAAATCCTGCTCAATATCTTTAGTTGTAAAGAATGACGATTTAACGGAGCTGACGACAAGGTAACCGATTTTATCCAAGACTTGAAAGAGCTTTATTGATTCGGTATTCTCATCTTTGGCACTGTAGTTCGAAGGCAACACGACTTCTTTTACACCCAATTGTAACAATAAACTTTCAAGGTTAGAGAAGAGGTCGTTGTCTTCGAATTCAGATACTTGAATAGTCGAGTTCAGTGTGTCTATGACGCAAACCCCAACTTTTCTAGCGCTTCCTGTTTGTTGAAACTTAATACTAGCCACCATGGGAGTCGAACAGTCCTGAAACATGCCTTCCAAATTGACACCATACTCGTTGGCAAGAGCTTCCAAGTTACCCGGCGTTGCTGTGCTGAGCAATTGGAACGTTTTGTTGTGATATATCTCCACCTTCATATGTCTGTCGATGATACAGAACTTCAACacattgttcaagaatacCTGAGGCAGGATTGTGACGTATCTGTttttgttgctgttgttatATTTGAGTACAGATTGTGTTTTGTAAATGTTCTCTGCTACAAGATCAGCGTCTTCGTCGAGGGCAGTGAAATAGtccttgttgttgtggtCAATGAATCTGATAGTAGAGGCATCTTTGGTAGAAAGGCCAGCATATTTACGGTAGAACAGCCGTTCGTCTACCGTATCGGTGAATCTGAGATCGGGACGAGTACTGGACATCGTTGCTGatatagagaagaagattggtTCTTTGCTTAAATGTCAAATCTGAAAGAATTGTTTATTTGTATTTTTTGAGGTACGTAGTGAAAACGCGTTATTTGTGAAGCGCTACCGCAGAAGACAAACGCGCTTCAGGGTAGCGAATGTCGTAAGATATAGGTCTTGCGGTTGCGACACTATATGCAGCGAATGTCGTGTGCCTCgctctttctttccttccCCAGTTTTCACTCTTCGTCTAGGTGAACAAAAGGTTGCAGAAAAATCAGAAGTTCAGAGCATAATTCTTGGCAATTGACTATTAAGAGATGTCTTTTTTGCAGTCAATATTGACGTATACACCTCAAGACAATGTTGACATGAGTGCCATAATCCAAAACatcaaaatttcaaaattatGCTGCAACTAGATATATCAGAATTTCATCTGCCCATCTATGCTGACTTACGATATACGCTCCCACATGGCGCCTCAATTAAAAACTGTACATAACTACGTAAAATCGTCGACATTCAGATAGTGGATCTACTCATCAACTACAAAGGCATTTCACTAATGAGTACTTGTATATTTCAATATATATTCATGTAGCCATGATTGCCGCGCAGCAGCCTAGTAATTGTACTTGTTCGATTGGTAGTCGAATGGTGGCTGGGAGTCTGGGTGCCATTGTTCGCTACCACCGTAGTGTTGATCGTAGTTGTCAACGGCTCTTTGGGTGGCTTGTTCCTTAGCCTTATCTCTGTCCAAGTAGTCCAAACCCTTGGTTTCGACCAACTTGTCAACTTCAGCTCCAGCAAAACCGGCAAGAAGTTCCTTGGCAAACTTGTGGGAAACTGGCTTGCCTTCCTTTCTTTGCTTGTCTTCAAAAAGCTTAGCAGCTTCGAAAGATGCAGCACCAGCCAACAATTCGTGGGAGAACTTGCCTTCGTGCTTGTCACCGTAAACCTTTTCGTGGTCGTCTTCGCCAAATCCAAACATTGTATTGATTTTACTTTTGTTTaaaaaatgaagaacagaaaacAGGAGCTCAAGTTAAGAGACGAAACTCCCCATATTTATACCTCTTGGGAAGCGTCGACAATTATGCAAGCGTGTCAACTTTACCCCCATCGCATTTCTGCCAGTAAGACACTCTTCCATACTGAAACGCTGCCCACGAAAAGGGGGAATGTCATACATACAGTATGTATATGTTTATGGATCCATTGAGGGGGCTTGTTATATTTCACTATAATAAGTAATAAAATATTGTTCCATCTGAAATTTACTGAAACTCGTTCGAAGCCTGTATTGAAGTCAGGGGCCCAACCCAATTGTGTTCCAGATGATCTCGTATTCCAGGCTATAAAAAGATCGAATTCTATGATAGTACAGCTTGCCACAGCCCACTCTGTATCATCAGTTTTACATCCTACAGTCCATTGTAAATATGTTCCATGATCACGCTCACTTGCAAATTAATTAGCTTCGTACCACAAGTTGCTCGCAGAAACCAAGGTAACCGTTTTGGTGGCGCATATTGTTCAGAATTGAGAACTGATCCACAACACTGTTGTTTATCGTTTATCGTCTACGACTTACATGTTCgaaaaaaatgaaaatacCATTGAACGAAAGataaaagaagaggatCTCGTATAAACTGCCGAAAGGAAAATAGTTAAGTCAAAACATAATTTTATCACATATAGAGGTTTTCAAACACAGTGGGTAGAGCCGTCGGCATGGGTGTGACATTCACTTCCTGTGGGGTGGTCGTGCTCTTCCTCATGTTCGGCACAATGGACGGTGCCATCTGCATGATTATGGCAATCAGTTCCAGATTGTTCAGATTCGACAGCGCTTGGTGGCAGCTCGTTGCTATGATCATGTTCTTCATGatgtacttcttcttcgccGCAGTGGGTATTACCATCCTCATGAGTGTGGCAGTGAGTTGCAACTTGTTCGGAGTCAGATTCTGAAGTAGTTGCGGGTTTATCCTGAacttcgtcgtcatcaGCACAGTGTGTTGAGCCATCATCGTGGGTATGGCAATTACTGGCGATTTCAGTTTCAGCATCAGCAGTTTCAGCGTTA includes these proteins:
- a CDS encoding predicted protein (go_function damaged DNA binding; ATP binding; DNA binding~go_process mismatch repair; DNA repair; DNA metabolism), whose translation is MSSTRPDLRFTDTVDERSFYRKYAGLSTKDASTIRFIDHNNKDYFTALDEDADLVAENIYKTQSVLKYNNSNKNRYVTISPQVFLNNVLKFCIIDRHMKVEIYHNKTFQLLSTATPGNLEALANEYGVNLEGMFQDCSTPMVASIKFQQTGSARKVGVCVIDTSNSTIQVSEFEDNDLFSNLESLLLQLGVKEVVLPSNYSAKDENTESIKLFQVLDKIGYLVVSSVKSSFFTTKDIEQDLRKLVSSENQKDDDDVNVDLLLASKGINTADFAHSLACCNALIAYLQLLSDDVQNSFTIEQYNLSSYMKLDSSTMKALNIFPSSNSGVSNALVKSSNISSIFELLNKCRTAAGSRLLSQWLKQPLTSLSMIEERLDLVNYLVDGTNFRVYANQEFLSQVPDIRRLLKKISNGLSKSTGNENKKLEDIVVLYQLVLALPAFIDMSKMVIADIEEKDSLPVANLIKKHWLEPVEKSLESLSKFQEMIETTIDLSPLESSSAYDQLHSDFNVRPEFDESLIEINDKLQASLAEIKQLHIEVADDLNMELDKKLKLEKHIQHGWCFRVTRNDSTVLRNTGNKYSQLQTVKAGVFFTTKRLTLLSQEYAEALQEYNTKQRELIKEILSISLSYQSVFMNLSLTLAHLDVLVSFANVAIVAPTVFARPKLHPLSNDIDSDQFKNRKIKLREARHPVLEVQDDINFIANDVFLSNDACDKGKPFVIITGPNMGGKSTYIRQIGVIALMAQIGSFIPANEDDFPELPIFDAILSRVGAGDSQLKGLSTFMIEMLETSSILATATQNSLIIIDELGRGTSTYDGFGLAWSISEHLIKEKSCFTLFATHFHELTQLSSKYEDKVDNLHVVAHVENKDENDDDITLMYRVEPGVSDKSFGIHVAELVKFPSKIINMAKRKASELQDMNVTEEDKFIQNKKTKCSAEEIDRGVDTLKTILKKWKDECYDPETSKSRFESGEAVNKLKQLVEGEFSGVVANDKFINEVLTAL
- a CDS encoding predicted protein; this encodes MFGFGEDDHEKVYGDKHEGKFSHELLAGAASFEAAKLFEDKQRKEGKPVSHKFAKELLAGFAGAEVDKLVETKGLDYLDRDKAKEQATQRAVDNYDQHYGGSEQWHPDSQPPFDYQSNKYNY
- a CDS encoding predicted protein (go_function hydrolase activity, acting on carbon-nitrogen (but not peptide) bonds, in linear amides~go_component Golgi membrane; endoplasmic reticulum membrane; integral to membrane~go_process ceramide metabolism) encodes the protein MLPFAVPYPPEQEDGFWGIPTSTIDWCEENYVVSVYIAEALNTITNSVFIALAGFAIYHAYSNKLEPRFIFTALGFLLVGVGSWLFHMTLRYHFQLLDELPMIYATCIPFWSVFSEFRTKRESVYVAIGIFTAANTLTVIYLYFKDPTIHQAGYAMLNAFIIFKSLHLTSLHVHDNLAKKQLYRTMFFGVSIFLLGYFLWNMDIHFCDYVRGKRREWGMPYGFVLEGHGWWHILTGTGIYYYLVYEEYLRCFLTGTEKFFTFKWVAGLPIVSCVDAVGLEKYKANQHLKQLDAEVKKDI